The following DNA comes from Desulfatiglans sp..
ATCTGGATGGTAAAGGTGGTGCCCCTCCTCGGGGCGCTTACTGCCCATATATCACCATTATGTGCCTGCACTATCTTATATGAAATGGCCAGGCCAAGGCCTGTCCCCTTTTCTCTAGTTGTATAAAAAGGTTCAAAGATATGTTTCATCTCTTCACTGGTCATGCCCTTTCCATCATCACCTATGGATATCTCAACCCCTCCCTCAATTTTTACTGTCTTTACCCTGATAACACCCCCTTCAGGCATAGCCTCTATACCGTTTGATATGATATTTATAAACACCTGCTTCAGTTTGTCCGGGTCACAGTTGATCTCACATAACCCATCCGCCTGATATCGCTCAAAATAATATTTTTCATTACTGTATACCCCTGCAATGATATTCAAGACATCCTCAACAACAGAGTTTATTTCAGCCGGTCTCATAACCAGCTTGTATTCCTTTGTAAAATCGCCAAGATTTGCTACAAGCCTTTCCAGCCTTGCAACCTCATCAAGCACCATGTCTATTTTATTGATATCCTTTTTATTTTCAAGAACCGACCTTATCTGGCTGGTAAAGCCCCCTATAATCATGAGGGGATTTTTGATCTCATGCGCAACACGCCCCACTGCCTGCCCCACAGAGGCAAGCCGTTCGGCCTGCAGCATCTTCCTTTCCATCTGCTGCTGATGGGTTATATCACGTATTATAGCGGTAAAGGTCCTTTTGCCGCCCATATTCAGGACTGAAAAACTTAGATCAGCAGGAAAAAACTCACCGTTTTTCCTCATTGCGTTAAGGGAGATATTTCTACCTGTTATACCCGGTTCCTGGTTTTCCATGAGATGATCCAGGTAGATTTGATAGTGTTCTGAGTTCTGGGGGATAATGGTATCAAGGCTCTTCCCTGTAACCTCGCTCCCTGCATAACCGAATATCTTCTGGGCTGCATTATTAAAGAGTATTATGCGCTGGTTTTCATCTATGCTTATAATGGCATCTGTTGCTGTATCCAGGATGGCCTTAAACCTCTTTTCAGAACGCTGAAGTTTGAGTATAAGATGGCGGAATTCGGTAACATCCCTTGTGATCTCAAGATAATACCTTCTGCTCTCATCCTCTGCCATGAGCGGGTACATGATAACAATATATTCACGTGATTCCCCATTTTCATCTTTATAGGTAACTGTTATCTCAACCGGTTCCCCGGTTGCGGCCTTTTCTACCGGGCACCTCTCCTCTCCTGCCAGACAGGGCCGCCATGCCCTTTTGATCTCATAACATCTCCTGCCCGCTACATCCTTTTTTTCAAGCCCTGCCTTTGTAAGAAATGCCCTGTTCGCATCAACAATATAAAAATCCTGGTCAATTACGATTATCTCTTCGCTTATGCCGTCATAAAGTGATGAGAGAAACATATTGGTTTTTTTAAGGGCCTTTATCTCACGGTTAAGCTTTTCAAGACGGGAATCCCGGCTCTCTTCCTTAGGGATTCGTGATTTTTTCACGACCATAGCACCCCTCTTTTTTAAAAGGCAGGATCATTAAATCATAAATAATCAACCGACACAGGCCATTTCCTACGGCCAGAAAGAGATCAGGTTACGGCCTGGGATGGTATTTTTCGTGTATTCTCTTAAGCCTTTCCCTGCTCACATGGGTATAAATCTGTGTTGTCGAAATATCAGAGTGCCCGAGCATTATCTGTACAGATCTCAGGTCTGCACCCCCTTCAAGCAGATGTGTTGCAAATGAGTGTCTCAGGCTGTGGGGAGTGATCCTTTTTGTAATGCCCGCCATTATGCCATACTTTTTTATTATTTTCCAGAAACCCTGCCTGGACATTGAAGAGCCCTTAGCGTTGAGGAATAGAAAGGGGTTGTTTTTCTCCCTGATGAGCTCCCTGCGCCCATAAGAAAGGTAAAGCCTGAGTGCATCCCTTGCCTTATCACCCATAGGGACAATCCTCTCCTTAACTCCCTTGCCAATGGTCCTGATATACCCCGGTTCAAGATTGAGATTAACAAGATGAAGACCGACAAGCTCTGATACCCTTAAACCTGTTGCGTATAGCAGCTCAAGCATTGCGCTGTCCCTCTGGCCAAGGTCTGTTTTTGTGTCAGGGGCTGCCAGCAGGCTATCCACCTCTTCATGGCTTAGAGTGCCCGGAAGCCTGCCAGGGAGTTTTATCGGGTCAAGGAGCCTTGCCGGGTTTTCAGTAAGTTTACCCTCTGTAATAAGAAACCTGTAGAACATCTTAATCGCAGAGAGGTTTCTTGCTATTGTGCGGGCGGAATAGCCATTGTTCTTTTTTAACGCCCCTGTGTATTCGGCAATATCCTCCCTCTTTACCATGAGGGGATTCTTTTTTATCATGGAAAGATAACCGAAATACTTGATCAGGTCACCGCTGTATGAAGAGACTGTATTTTCTGAGAGCCCCCGCTCTACCCTCAGATGGCTCAGGAACTGGTCAAGGAGCTCATTACTATCCGCATCATTAATCTTCATAAATATGATTACCCTTAAAAATCATAATACCTGCTGTTTCTGGTTAAGATCCTCGGCCCACTCTTTTCTATAACAACCATCTCTTCAAGACGCACACCACCTGTGCCGGGGAGGTAAATACCCGGTTCAACAGTAACCACCATGCCCTCGACAAGTTTAACAGGGTTTCTGGGGCTTAATCTCGGCGCCTCATGGGTGGCAAGACCAACCCCGTGCCCCAGGGAGTGGCCGAAAAAACTGCCATAACCGGCCTTGCCAATAATATCCCTTGCTATGGAATCGGGTTTAGAACTTATCTCTCCAGGCTTCACAAATTCGAGCGCTGCAAGCTGGGCCTCCCTGACTATTTTATATATCTCTTTGATCT
Coding sequences within:
- a CDS encoding PAS domain S-box protein, which encodes MVVKKSRIPKEESRDSRLEKLNREIKALKKTNMFLSSLYDGISEEIIVIDQDFYIVDANRAFLTKAGLEKKDVAGRRCYEIKRAWRPCLAGEERCPVEKAATGEPVEITVTYKDENGESREYIVIMYPLMAEDESRRYYLEITRDVTEFRHLILKLQRSEKRFKAILDTATDAIISIDENQRIILFNNAAQKIFGYAGSEVTGKSLDTIIPQNSEHYQIYLDHLMENQEPGITGRNISLNAMRKNGEFFPADLSFSVLNMGGKRTFTAIIRDITHQQQMERKMLQAERLASVGQAVGRVAHEIKNPLMIIGGFTSQIRSVLENKKDINKIDMVLDEVARLERLVANLGDFTKEYKLVMRPAEINSVVEDVLNIIAGVYSNEKYYFERYQADGLCEINCDPDKLKQVFINIISNGIEAMPEGGVIRVKTVKIEGGVEISIGDDGKGMTSEEMKHIFEPFYTTREKGTGLGLAISYKIVQAHNGDIWAVSAPRRGTTFTIQIPG
- the xerD gene encoding site-specific tyrosine recombinase XerD, encoding MKINDADSNELLDQFLSHLRVERGLSENTVSSYSGDLIKYFGYLSMIKKNPLMVKREDIAEYTGALKKNNGYSARTIARNLSAIKMFYRFLITEGKLTENPARLLDPIKLPGRLPGTLSHEEVDSLLAAPDTKTDLGQRDSAMLELLYATGLRVSELVGLHLVNLNLEPGYIRTIGKGVKERIVPMGDKARDALRLYLSYGRRELIREKNNPFLFLNAKGSSMSRQGFWKIIKKYGIMAGITKRITPHSLRHSFATHLLEGGADLRSVQIMLGHSDISTTQIYTHVSRERLKRIHEKYHPRP